One window of Flavobacteriales bacterium genomic DNA carries:
- a CDS encoding Smr/MutS family protein, with protein MSAQQKPVPGDEVSFLNDVGGGLVLELLGRDQAKVRTNDGFELVYPIKELVLNARDLNHTVSDHQAQLRASDDRMAERIERDKGRGATVQNGGRAPKPVEDPGVMEVDLHLHKLVEDEASLSDGEKLRFQLEFFERRLNTAIRERKKRVIVIHGVGEGILREEVRKALQFYEGVRFDDADPRKYGYGATAIEILHH; from the coding sequence ATGTCCGCTCAACAAAAACCGGTCCCGGGTGACGAGGTCTCTTTTCTCAACGATGTGGGAGGGGGGCTTGTATTGGAACTTCTTGGGCGCGACCAGGCGAAAGTGCGCACGAACGACGGTTTCGAACTGGTCTATCCGATCAAGGAACTGGTGCTGAACGCGCGGGACCTGAACCACACCGTGAGCGATCACCAAGCGCAGTTGCGTGCTTCGGACGACCGTATGGCCGAGCGCATCGAGCGCGACAAGGGCCGTGGCGCCACGGTGCAGAACGGAGGCAGAGCGCCCAAGCCGGTGGAAGACCCCGGCGTAATGGAAGTGGACCTGCACCTGCACAAATTGGTGGAGGACGAAGCCTCATTGAGCGACGGGGAGAAGCTCCGCTTCCAGCTGGAATTCTTCGAGCGCCGCCTGAACACGGCCATCCGCGAGCGCAAAAAGCGCGTCATCGTCATCCACGGCGTGGGTGAGGGCATCTTGCGGGAAGAAGTTCGCAAAGCCCTGCAGTTCTACGAAGGTGTGCGTTTCGACGATGCCGACCCACGTAAATACGGCTACGGTGCAACGGCCATCGAGATCCTGCACCATTGA
- a CDS encoding DUF2279 domain-containing protein gives MAFVFLSGTILPATAQVPAETDSINPRRAWLVAGGTAAFATGSLIALNEAWYKGHDRTTFHGFDDGDEWYQVDKLGHAHSSYQLGRAGHAAFRWAGLNEKVSTWVGGSVGLLYLTGIEYLDGHSSAYGFSGWDMAANGAGAALFIGQQLGWHEQRILLKWSAHPTDFAAQRPDVLGSTLSEQLLKDYNGTTVWLSANPHAFGWKAMPIWLNFSAGMGAEGMLNARSNPGSYRQYYLAPDIAFSRIPTRSKAVRTLFFMLDALKMPTPAIEFRSNGDVRGHWLYF, from the coding sequence TTGGCATTCGTCTTTCTTAGCGGAACGATCCTGCCTGCAACGGCGCAGGTCCCTGCGGAAACCGACAGCATCAACCCCCGACGCGCATGGCTTGTGGCCGGCGGCACTGCGGCCTTCGCCACAGGCTCCCTCATCGCCCTCAACGAAGCGTGGTACAAAGGCCACGACCGCACCACTTTCCACGGCTTCGACGACGGCGACGAATGGTACCAAGTGGACAAGCTGGGCCATGCACACAGTTCCTACCAGTTGGGCCGCGCAGGCCATGCCGCCTTCCGTTGGGCAGGGCTGAATGAAAAAGTGTCCACATGGGTCGGTGGCTCCGTGGGCCTGCTTTACCTCACCGGCATCGAATACCTTGATGGCCACTCTTCCGCATACGGCTTCAGCGGTTGGGACATGGCGGCGAACGGTGCCGGTGCCGCGCTCTTCATCGGGCAGCAGTTGGGTTGGCACGAGCAGCGCATCCTGTTGAAATGGTCCGCGCATCCCACCGACTTCGCGGCGCAGCGGCCGGACGTGCTGGGCTCCACTTTATCGGAACAGTTGCTCAAGGACTACAACGGCACCACCGTCTGGCTCAGCGCCAACCCGCATGCATTCGGCTGGAAGGCCATGCCCATCTGGCTGAATTTCTCGGCGGGCATGGGTGCGGAGGGCATGCTCAACGCACGGAGCAACCCCGGCTCCTACCGGCAGTACTACCTCGCGCCGGACATCGCCTTCTCCCGCATCCCGACGCGGAGCAAGGCCGTGCGCACCCTGTTCTTCATGCTGGATGCATTGAAGATGCCCACGCCCGCAATAGAGTTCCGCAGCAACGGCGACGTGCGAGGGCACTGGCTCTACTTCTGA
- a CDS encoding NUDIX hydrolase, protein MKKRGPWTTLSETPAYETPWISVAHHEVIDPGGKQGVYGVIHFKNLAVGVIPLDDEMNTWIVGQYRYPMEAYSWEMPEGGGDRNIPAVESAKRELREEVGLEAERFTEILQMDLSNSASDEQAIIFVAQGLTFHAPQPDHDEELKQRKLPFSELYEMVQRGEVRDSLTVAAVLKVQLMLLEGKLQK, encoded by the coding sequence ATGAAGAAGCGTGGCCCTTGGACGACCTTGAGCGAAACTCCCGCCTACGAGACGCCGTGGATCTCGGTGGCACACCATGAGGTGATCGACCCCGGTGGCAAGCAGGGCGTGTACGGGGTGATCCATTTCAAGAACCTCGCGGTGGGCGTGATCCCCTTGGACGACGAGATGAACACGTGGATCGTGGGGCAGTACCGCTACCCGATGGAGGCCTACAGCTGGGAGATGCCCGAAGGGGGCGGCGACCGGAACATCCCCGCCGTGGAAAGCGCCAAGCGTGAGTTGCGCGAGGAAGTGGGCCTCGAGGCGGAACGATTTACGGAGATCCTGCAGATGGACCTGAGCAACAGCGCCAGCGATGAGCAGGCCATCATTTTCGTGGCACAGGGTCTCACCTTCCATGCCCCGCAGCCGGACCACGACGAGGAGCTGAAGCAGCGCAAACTGCCGTTCTCCGAGCTTTACGAAATGGTGCAACGCGGCGAGGTGCGGGACAGCCTGACCGTGGCCGCGGTGCTGAAGGTGCAGCTGATGCTGCTGGAGGGAAAACTTCAGAAGTAG
- a CDS encoding phosphoglucomutase/phosphomannomutase family protein, producing MSKIKFGTDGWRAIIAQEFTVDNVARVTVGVALWLKKNFPEDPSVVVGHDCRFAGELFAETTVKVLVSHGIKVHLAKDFVSTPMVSLGTLRSKSSMGVIITASHNPPSYNGYKLKGSHGGPLIPEQVQEVEDLIPDEHGIDLANVDFKKAVADGLLKGVDLEAMYVDHVEKSFDLEAIRKSGLKLGYDAMYGSGQNVIPRILPETTLLHCDYNPSFMGQAPEPIHKNLIPFSELIEKDKLDCGLATDGDADRIGLYNAKGEFVDSHHIILLLIHYLVKYKKMTGKVVVATSTTPKVERLCAHYGLEYQVTKIGFKWICGIMITDDVLVGGEESGGIAIKGHIPERDGIWMGLTIWEFMAKSGKSLDDLVQEVYAITGPFAYERNDLHITEAIKQKVLKDCDADAYKSFGAYTPLKRDTLDGYKYFFENEEWLMIRASGTEPVLRLYAGGATMDDARKILAACRKTIGA from the coding sequence ATGAGCAAGATCAAGTTCGGTACCGACGGCTGGAGGGCCATCATCGCGCAGGAATTCACCGTGGACAACGTCGCCCGTGTCACCGTGGGCGTGGCCCTGTGGTTAAAGAAGAATTTTCCGGAAGACCCCAGCGTGGTCGTCGGGCACGACTGCCGCTTTGCCGGTGAGCTCTTTGCGGAGACCACCGTCAAAGTGCTGGTGAGCCATGGCATCAAAGTACACTTGGCCAAGGATTTCGTGAGCACGCCGATGGTCTCGCTCGGCACCTTGAGGTCGAAGTCCAGCATGGGCGTTATCATCACCGCCAGCCACAACCCGCCCAGCTACAATGGATATAAACTGAAGGGTTCCCACGGCGGTCCGTTGATCCCCGAGCAGGTACAGGAGGTGGAGGACCTGATCCCCGATGAACATGGCATAGACCTCGCCAACGTCGACTTCAAAAAGGCCGTGGCCGATGGCCTGCTCAAGGGTGTCGACCTGGAAGCCATGTACGTGGACCATGTGGAGAAGAGCTTCGACCTGGAAGCCATCCGCAAGAGCGGCCTGAAGCTCGGCTACGACGCCATGTACGGCTCCGGCCAGAACGTGATCCCACGCATCCTGCCGGAAACAACCTTACTGCACTGCGACTACAACCCCTCTTTCATGGGGCAGGCGCCGGAGCCGATCCACAAGAACCTCATCCCGTTCTCCGAGCTGATCGAGAAGGACAAGTTGGACTGCGGCTTAGCCACCGACGGTGACGCGGACCGCATCGGCCTCTACAACGCCAAGGGTGAGTTCGTGGATTCGCACCACATCATCCTGCTGCTGATCCACTACCTGGTGAAGTACAAGAAAATGACCGGCAAAGTGGTGGTGGCCACCAGCACCACACCGAAAGTGGAGCGGCTCTGCGCACACTACGGATTGGAGTATCAGGTGACCAAGATCGGCTTCAAGTGGATCTGCGGCATCATGATCACCGACGACGTGCTGGTGGGCGGCGAAGAGAGCGGCGGCATCGCCATCAAGGGCCACATCCCTGAGCGCGACGGCATCTGGATGGGCCTCACCATCTGGGAATTCATGGCCAAGAGCGGCAAGAGCCTCGACGACCTCGTGCAAGAGGTTTACGCCATCACAGGACCTTTCGCCTATGAGCGCAACGACCTGCACATCACCGAGGCCATCAAGCAGAAAGTGCTGAAGGACTGCGATGCCGATGCCTACAAGAGCTTCGGGGCGTACACGCCCCTCAAGCGCGACACGCTGGACGGCTACAAGTACTTCTTCGAGAACGAGGAATGGCTGATGATCCGCGCCAGTGGAACGGAACCGGTACTGCGCCTCTATGCAGGTGGTGCCACCATGGACGACGCCCGGAAGATCCTCGCTGCCTGCCGCAAAACGATCGGCGCATAG
- a CDS encoding trypsin-like peptidase domain-containing protein has protein sequence MNKQTGTFQRALGYFGMAVAGGLLALGVHDRISPSPDAVTSSTTNVPAHFVGMPTAGGTAVEAADFTTAATKSIDAVVHVTTEATVQRGPVGSYFWGYAQPAPEQVRGAGSGVIISNDGYIVTNNHVVENADKIQVHLNDKRKYDATVIGRDPSTDIALIKIDEKDLPTLTFGNSDDVKVGQWVLAVGNPMNLTSTVTAGIVSAKARSINILQYDPAKDIFPIESFIQTDAAVNPGNSGGALVNTTGDLIGINSAIASTTGAYTGYSFAVPSNIVSKVTGDLMEFGSVRRAYLGVTISDIDQDMAKSLDLTRLKGVYVKDVMDDGAAKSAGVKSGDVIVKVGAMNVDNVPELQEQVGKFSPGDKVAITLVRDGKEEVMDMTLLGRAGAESPTASKDVSLPTLGAELAAATDAELKALRIGNGVKVVRINGGKLRSIGIREGFIITKIDQKPMRSPADIDKALVGRQGGVLIEGVYPNGMRAYYGLGV, from the coding sequence ATGAACAAGCAAACAGGAACCTTCCAACGTGCATTGGGATACTTCGGCATGGCCGTGGCCGGCGGGTTGTTGGCCTTGGGCGTACATGACCGTATCAGCCCTTCGCCCGACGCCGTCACTTCATCGACCACCAATGTCCCTGCGCATTTCGTGGGCATGCCCACTGCCGGCGGCACCGCGGTAGAGGCCGCGGACTTCACCACCGCCGCCACCAAGAGCATCGACGCCGTGGTCCATGTGACCACCGAGGCCACCGTGCAACGGGGACCCGTGGGGAGCTACTTCTGGGGCTATGCGCAACCGGCACCGGAGCAGGTACGCGGCGCGGGCAGTGGTGTCATCATCAGCAACGACGGCTATATCGTGACGAACAACCACGTGGTGGAGAATGCCGACAAGATCCAGGTACACTTGAATGACAAGCGGAAATACGACGCGACGGTGATCGGCCGCGACCCGAGCACCGACATCGCCTTGATCAAGATCGATGAGAAGGACCTGCCCACGCTGACCTTCGGCAACAGCGATGACGTGAAGGTGGGCCAATGGGTACTGGCCGTGGGCAACCCGATGAACCTGACGAGCACGGTGACCGCCGGGATCGTCAGTGCCAAGGCCCGCAGCATCAACATCCTGCAATATGACCCGGCCAAGGACATCTTCCCGATCGAAAGCTTCATCCAGACCGATGCGGCGGTGAATCCGGGCAACAGCGGCGGAGCGCTGGTCAATACCACCGGCGACCTCATCGGGATCAACAGCGCGATCGCAAGTACCACCGGCGCTTACACCGGCTATTCCTTCGCGGTGCCGTCGAACATCGTCAGCAAGGTCACCGGCGACCTGATGGAGTTCGGCAGCGTGCGCCGCGCCTACCTGGGCGTCACCATCAGCGATATCGATCAGGACATGGCGAAGAGCCTCGACCTGACGCGCTTGAAAGGCGTCTATGTAAAGGATGTGATGGACGACGGCGCGGCGAAGTCCGCAGGCGTGAAGAGCGGCGACGTGATCGTGAAGGTGGGTGCCATGAACGTGGACAACGTGCCTGAACTACAGGAGCAGGTGGGCAAATTCAGCCCTGGCGACAAAGTGGCGATCACCTTGGTGCGCGACGGCAAGGAAGAAGTGATGGACATGACCTTGCTCGGCCGTGCAGGCGCGGAATCCCCAACGGCTTCGAAGGATGTAAGCCTGCCCACGCTGGGTGCCGAACTGGCCGCCGCCACAGACGCGGAACTGAAGGCCCTGAGGATCGGGAACGGCGTAAAGGTGGTGCGCATCAACGGTGGGAAATTGCGCAGCATCGGCATCCGCGAAGGCTTCATCATCACCAAGATCGACCAGAAGCCGATGCGCAGCCCGGCGGACATTGACAAGGCGCTTGTCGGCAGGCAGGGCGGCGTGTTGATCGAGGGCGTATACCCGAACGGCATGCGGGCCTACTATGGCCTTGGCGTGTAA
- the mltG gene encoding endolytic transglycosylase MltG, whose product MKKVLLLLVLIVLLVGGFFAWRKWKEIFGPGVSFAAKEKVLLIPTGADLDQVVDSLMATGIVQDPKTFHWVAERKKYAGKVRAGRYVVPSGMSMNDLVNKLRNGEQDPVRITFTNIKDIPQLAGQVAKYLEADSLAMMDAIMAPATAERLGFTRQTIISLFLPNTYEVWWTVTPDQLIDRFAKEYKRFWGPERQTAAKALGLTQSEVSTLASIVQAETGKAADAPMIASVYLNRLRIGMPLQADPTLKFALGMDTLNRLLTADMRIDSPYNTYTHVGLPPGPINLPEPRYIEAVLHPAKSNYLYFCAREDLSGYSNFSATYQQHMVNARRYQQALNKRGIYR is encoded by the coding sequence ATGAAGAAGGTCCTGCTCTTGCTCGTTCTCATCGTGTTGCTGGTCGGCGGGTTCTTCGCGTGGCGGAAGTGGAAGGAGATCTTCGGCCCCGGGGTAAGCTTCGCGGCAAAGGAGAAGGTGTTGCTGATCCCGACCGGCGCCGACCTCGACCAGGTCGTGGACAGCCTGATGGCCACGGGGATCGTGCAGGACCCGAAGACCTTCCATTGGGTGGCAGAACGCAAAAAGTACGCGGGCAAAGTGCGGGCAGGACGCTACGTGGTGCCCAGCGGCATGTCCATGAACGACCTCGTGAACAAGCTGCGGAACGGGGAGCAGGATCCCGTGCGGATCACTTTCACCAACATCAAGGACATCCCGCAGTTGGCCGGACAGGTGGCGAAGTACCTCGAGGCGGATTCATTAGCCATGATGGATGCCATCATGGCCCCCGCCACTGCGGAACGCTTGGGGTTCACGCGGCAGACCATCATCTCGCTGTTCCTCCCGAACACCTACGAGGTGTGGTGGACGGTGACGCCGGATCAGCTGATCGACCGCTTTGCCAAGGAGTACAAACGCTTTTGGGGCCCGGAACGCCAGACTGCTGCCAAGGCGTTGGGGCTTACGCAAAGTGAAGTGAGCACGCTGGCCAGCATCGTACAGGCGGAGACGGGCAAGGCTGCGGACGCGCCCATGATCGCCAGCGTCTACCTCAACCGCTTGCGCATCGGCATGCCGCTCCAAGCGGATCCCACGCTGAAATTCGCCCTCGGCATGGACACGCTGAACCGCCTCCTCACCGCCGACATGCGCATCGATTCGCCGTACAACACCTATACGCATGTGGGTTTGCCGCCGGGTCCGATCAACCTGCCCGAGCCGCGCTACATCGAAGCCGTCCTCCATCCCGCCAAAAGCAATTACCTCTACTTCTGCGCCCGTGAGGACCTGAGCGGTTACAGCAACTTCAGCGCCACCTACCAACAGCATATGGTCAACGCGCGCCGCTACCAACAGGCTCTGAACAAGCGTGGGATCTACCGTTGA
- a CDS encoding RNA polymerase sigma factor RpoD/SigA, with the protein MRQLKITKSITNRESQSLDKYLQEIGKEGLINAEMEVELARKIKKGDGAALDKLVKANLRFVVSVAKQYQNQGLSLPDLINEGNLGLIKAAQRFDETRGFKFISYAVWWIRQSILQALAEQSRIVRLPLNQVGSLNKINKAFAKLEQEYERPPSADELATLLELPPEKVADTMKVSGRHISMDAPFVEGESNSLLDVLPNNDSMPADRVLINESLSKEIDRALSTLTERERDVVKLFFGININHGLTLEEIGAKFDLTRERVRQIKEKAIRRLRHTSRSKLLKAYLG; encoded by the coding sequence ATGCGCCAACTCAAGATCACCAAGTCGATCACCAATCGGGAGAGCCAGTCTTTGGACAAGTATCTCCAGGAGATCGGGAAGGAAGGTCTGATCAATGCCGAAATGGAGGTCGAGCTTGCCCGCAAGATCAAGAAGGGCGATGGCGCCGCGCTGGACAAATTGGTGAAAGCCAACCTGCGCTTCGTGGTCTCCGTGGCCAAGCAATACCAGAACCAGGGCCTGAGCCTTCCCGACCTGATCAACGAGGGCAACCTCGGACTGATCAAGGCGGCGCAGCGCTTTGACGAGACCCGCGGTTTCAAATTCATCAGCTACGCGGTGTGGTGGATCCGCCAGAGCATCCTTCAGGCACTGGCCGAGCAGAGCCGTATCGTACGCCTGCCGCTGAACCAAGTGGGGTCGCTGAACAAGATCAACAAGGCCTTCGCCAAGCTGGAGCAGGAATATGAGCGCCCGCCCAGTGCGGACGAGCTCGCCACCTTGCTGGAGCTCCCCCCGGAGAAGGTCGCCGACACCATGAAGGTGAGCGGACGTCACATCAGCATGGACGCCCCCTTCGTGGAAGGCGAGAGCAACAGCCTGCTGGACGTGCTGCCGAACAACGACAGCATGCCGGCCGACCGCGTACTGATCAACGAAAGCCTTTCCAAGGAGATCGACCGTGCGTTGAGCACGCTCACCGAGCGCGAGCGCGACGTGGTGAAACTGTTCTTCGGCATCAACATCAACCACGGGCTCACCTTGGAGGAGATCGGTGCCAAGTTCGACCTCACCCGTGAGCGCGTAAGGCAGATCAAGGAGAAGGCCATCCGCCGCCTCCGCCACACCAGCCGCAGCAAGCTGCTCAAAGCCTACTTGGGCTGA
- a CDS encoding TonB family protein — protein MGRLPLLLLAYFLGTACASAQAFAAPEPYGGKQAVAWMLEQEQHFPAEALAAGLKGDVVVAFKVLGDGSIRSLRVQIPLEPACDTEALRLVKLIRWRSASVSGTPMDTDHSIAVPFNAKRYGKLHGKKEPCPPLSSTLPSDKSDTLYEDRAVDTLAMPRITGGLRALPQFLADNLKYPPEAFRLDIQGKVTIEFVVETSGSISNLRTLNFLGGGCDDEAMRLARTICWSPAIKNSERVRSVMKLDILFRLNPSLR, from the coding sequence ATGGGACGCCTTCCGCTTTTACTTCTCGCTTATTTCCTCGGAACAGCTTGCGCCAGTGCACAGGCCTTCGCCGCTCCGGAACCCTACGGCGGCAAACAGGCGGTGGCCTGGATGCTGGAGCAGGAGCAGCATTTTCCGGCGGAAGCGCTGGCCGCGGGCCTGAAAGGGGATGTGGTGGTGGCCTTCAAGGTGCTCGGGGACGGCAGCATCCGCAGCCTGCGCGTGCAGATCCCGCTGGAGCCCGCCTGCGATACCGAGGCCCTGCGCTTGGTGAAGCTGATCCGCTGGAGGTCGGCGTCAGTGAGCGGAACACCGATGGACACTGACCATTCCATCGCGGTCCCGTTCAATGCGAAGCGCTACGGGAAACTGCACGGGAAGAAGGAGCCGTGCCCACCTCTTTCATCCACGCTGCCTTCGGACAAGAGCGACACCCTCTACGAAGACCGCGCCGTGGACACCTTGGCCATGCCGCGGATCACGGGCGGCCTGCGCGCTTTGCCCCAATTCCTAGCGGACAACCTGAAGTATCCGCCGGAGGCTTTCCGCTTGGACATCCAGGGCAAGGTGACCATCGAGTTCGTGGTGGAGACCAGCGGCAGCATCAGCAATCTGCGCACGTTGAATTTCCTCGGCGGCGGCTGCGATGATGAGGCGATGCGCTTGGCGCGGACGATCTGCTGGAGCCCGGCGATCAAGAATAGCGAACGGGTACGAAGCGTGATGAAATTGGATATTCTCTTCCGGTTGAATCCTTCGCTGCGGTGA
- the dapF gene encoding diaminopimelate epimerase has translation MAIIPFSKWHGTGNDFILVDDRDGALPTDAVELARKLCDRHFGIGSDGLILLRRPEVEGTLYHMEFLNPDGSRSFCGNGSRCAFAFRSMLLGDRAAAKFTAIDGVHKAKWSEDEVEITMRDVEGIERLAGNMDLLHTGSPHLVIWVEDPAAVDIVPTAHEHRYGARFAKEGVNVNFVRWHDGRVEMRTYERGVEAETLSCGTGVTAAALSAMARGHGHDGCAVTTPGGALHVSARRSGEGFADILLRGPVKEVFKGEVELSA, from the coding sequence ATGGCGATCATCCCCTTTTCCAAATGGCATGGCACCGGCAACGATTTCATCCTCGTGGATGACCGCGATGGCGCGCTGCCGACCGACGCTGTGGAACTCGCACGGAAGCTTTGCGATCGCCACTTCGGCATTGGCAGTGATGGCCTGATCCTTTTGCGCCGTCCGGAAGTAGAGGGAACGCTCTACCACATGGAATTCCTGAATCCCGATGGCAGCCGCAGCTTCTGTGGGAACGGGAGCCGCTGTGCGTTCGCCTTTCGGAGCATGCTTCTGGGTGATCGCGCAGCAGCGAAGTTCACCGCTATCGACGGCGTACATAAAGCGAAGTGGAGCGAAGATGAAGTAGAGATCACCATGCGTGATGTGGAGGGAATTGAACGCTTGGCCGGGAATATGGACCTGCTCCACACAGGCTCACCGCACTTGGTGATCTGGGTGGAAGATCCCGCCGCCGTGGACATCGTTCCCACAGCACATGAACACCGTTATGGTGCGCGCTTCGCGAAAGAGGGCGTGAACGTGAACTTCGTGCGCTGGCACGACGGTCGTGTGGAAATGCGCACCTACGAGCGCGGCGTGGAGGCCGAGACCCTGAGCTGCGGCACGGGCGTCACCGCAGCGGCATTGAGCGCGATGGCACGTGGTCATGGGCACGATGGTTGTGCCGTAACAACGCCGGGAGGTGCATTGCATGTGAGCGCACGCCGAAGTGGTGAAGGGTTTGCCGACATCTTGCTTCGCGGCCCGGTGAAGGAGGTTTTCAAAGGCGAGGTTGAACTTTCCGCATGA